Proteins from a genomic interval of Lolium perenne isolate Kyuss_39 chromosome 1, Kyuss_2.0, whole genome shotgun sequence:
- the LOC127337036 gene encoding uncharacterized protein, whose product MLARGDRVLQCRVRHGRRRCGSSFEEPGLRRPGRPPKRPPPPATHELGREGRPHPPVLEIWRMEGCSGGGIDLGRHSNLQSSVIAENRSMGASGKWIKTLVGLKPATAAEKHGKGRKWSRLWRSSSGGQGQRGAASAAASEVSETSSSAAADALSSVVAAVVRAMPRDFRVIRHEWAALRIQTAFRGFLVRTRRCLRSRPPPSKIPASSEFNLVRSLSARRPGRALRALRGIVRLQALALVRVQARARDRRTRLSADGRDSSQGGDALDERATHADPVKDAEIEEIQLHWDLFVRINLVKKGVSFVCSLNGPALGDEAAQRSGLLISLVTICALFVAAHIAHQKDCRPVDFVRGVILVKHNARNLLLSPRFLLMFLGSL is encoded by the exons ATGCTTGCTCGCGGCGACAGGGTGCTCCAGTGCCGGGTACGACACGGCCGGCGGCGGTGCGGCAGCAGCTTCGAGGAGCCGGGGTTGCGGCGGCCAGGACGCCCGCCCAAGCGACCCCCGCCGCCGGCCACACATGAGCTTGGTCGAGAAGGGCGTCCACACCCGCCGGTGCTCGAGATCTGGCGGATGGAGGGTTGCAGCGGCGGCGGGATCGATCTTGGTCGTCACTCCAACCTGCAGAGCTCCGTGATCGCGGAGAACCGATCCATGGGGGCGTCGGGGAAGTGGATCAAGACGCTGGTGGGGCTCAAGCCGGCGACCGCAGCGGAGAAGCACGGCAAGGGGCGCAAGTGGAGCCGGCTGTGGCGGAGCTCCTCCGGCGGGCAGGGCCAGCGGGGCGCCGCGTCGGCGGCGGCCTCCGAGGTCTCCGAGACctcgtcctccgccgccgccgacgcgctCAGCTCCGTCGTCGCGGCCGTCGTGCGCGCCATGCCCAGGGACTTCCGCGTCATCCGCCACGAGTGGGCCGCGCTCCGCATCCAGACCGCCTTCCGAGGATTCCTGGTACGCACACGCCGATGCCTTCGCTCGCGTCCCCCTCCCTCAAAAATCCCAGCTTCTTCAGAGTTTAACCTTGTTCGATCTCTCTCTGCGCGCAGGCCAGGGCGGGCGCTGAGGGCGCTGCGCGGGATAGTGCGGCTGCAGGCGCTC GCGCTCGTGAGGGTGCAGGCGCGGGCCAGGGACAGGCGCACGCGCCTCTCCGCGGACGGCCGagactcctcacagggcggcgacgCGCTCGACGAACGCGCCACACACGCGGATCCAGTCAAGGACGCAGAG ATAGAAGAGATCCAGTTGCATTGGGATCTTTTTGTGAGAATCAACTTGGTGAAAAAAGGCGTATCATTTGTTTGTTCACTCAATGGACCAG CACTAGGAGATGAGGCGGCCCAGAGGTCCGGCCTCCTCATATCCCTCGTCACCATCTGCGCACTTTTCGTGGCGGCGCACATCGCCCACCAGAAGGACTGCAGGCCCGTCGACTTTGTGCGTGGCGTCATCCTCGTCAAACACAATGCCCGCAACCTGCtactgtcgccgaggtttcttcttatgTTTCTTGGCAGCTTGTAG
- the LOC127323459 gene encoding histone H3.2: MARTKQTARKSTGGKAPRKQLATKAARKSAPATGGVKKPHRFRPGTVALREIRKYQKSTELLIRKLPFQRLVREIAQDFKTDLRFQSSAVSALQEAAEAYLVGLFEDTNLCAIHAKRVTIMPKDIQLARRIRGERA, encoded by the coding sequence ATGGCCCGCACGAAGCAGACGGCGAGGAAGTCCACCGGCGGCAAGGCGCCGAGGAAGCAGCTGGCCACCAAGGCGGCTCGCAAGTCCGCCCCGGCCACCGGCGGCGTGAAGAAGCCCCACCGCTTCAGGCCCGGCACCGTCGCGCTCCGCGAGATCCGCAAGTACCAGAAGAGCACCGAGCTGCTCATCCGCAAGCTCCCCTTCCAGCGCCTCGTCAGGGAGATCGCCCAGGACTTCAAGACCGACCTCCGCTTCCAGAGCTCCGCCGTCTCCGCGCTCCAGGAGGCAGCCGAGGCGTACCTCGTCGGACTCTTCGAGGACACCAACCTCTGCGCCATCCACGCCAAGCGCGTCACCATCATGCCCAAGGACATCCAGCTCGCACGCCGCATCCGtggcgagagggcctag
- the LOC127323467 gene encoding histone H4: MSGRGKGGKGLGKGGAKRHRKVLRDNIQGITKPAIRRLARRGGVKRISGLIYEETRGVLKIFLENVIRDAVTYTEHARRKTVTAMDVVYALKRQGRTLYGFGG; the protein is encoded by the coding sequence ATGTCGGGCCGCGGCAAGGGAGGAAAGGGGCTGGGCAAGGGCGGCGCCAAGCGCCACCGCAAGGTCCTCCGCGACAACATCCAGGGCATCACCAAGCCCGCCATCCGCCGCCTGGCTCGCCGTGGCGGCGTGAAGCGCATCTCCGGGCTCATCTACGAGGAGACCCGCGGCGTGCTCAAGATCttcctcgagaacgtcatccgcgacGCTGTCACCTACACCGAGCACGCCAGACGCAAGACCGTCACCGCCATGGACGTCGTCTACGCGCTCAAGCGCCAGGGACGCACCCTCTACGGATTCGGAGGATAG